A genomic stretch from Anoplolepis gracilipes chromosome 16, ASM4749672v1, whole genome shotgun sequence includes:
- the Dlp gene encoding glypican-6 isoform X2 has protein sequence MELRLMARAADKHEKATKETLQRMHQVLAMRGNRFHSFFKDLLAASKRGFHEMFKKTYGILYEQNAYVFTDFFNELENYYTKGTVDLDEAMDNFFNTLYQKMFTVLNSQYNFDSKYLECVGEHMKEMRPFGDVPQKLGVQIKRSFVATRAFSQALTIAANVLKNMQSLKPSTDCAAALTRMTACPSCSGISDNVLACGDMCANVMKGCLAQHAALDTDWNHFVEALDKVADRLLGPFNIEVLVRPINLKISEAIMNFQENSHDVSQRVFTGCGRPMLGRRRRRDNRELELESLNFEQETLTEDRSSTTAILDKLVKEIRQRVRDLRQFWVYLPYRLCNEGLVVPPSNTKECWNGTHVDKYIYPVSSDGETQMMNPEVRSIASRLTTVKDQVYALIIITNRLRTAFNGHDIDWMDTEETWYGSGSGSGDGAFTDDEDGFKEGSGYEPPHVESEPEPPKQPSPPIVHEVETPPRVDIEPHKGTGTSNTGADNNQTTAVDNSGASRQKMSLSRALTTYLVPIVVMWFGGCLNDFL, from the exons ATGGAATTGAGACTGATGGCGCGAGCAGCTGACAAACACGAGAAGGCCACCAAAGAGACTCTCCAGAGAATGCATCAGGTGCTGGCAATGCGGGGAAATAGATTCCACA GTTTTTTCAAGGATCTATTAGCAGCTAGCAAACGAGGCTTTCATGAAATGTTCAAGAAAACCTACGGTATCCTTTATGAACAGAATGCGTATGTCTTCACAGATTTTTTCAACGAGTTGGAGAATTATTACACGAAGGGAACG GTGGACCTCGACGAAGCCATGGACAATTTCTTCAACACTCTCTATCAGAAAATGTTTACTGTGCTCAACAGCCAGTATAACTTTGACAGTAAATATCTGGAGTGCGTAGGCGAACATATGAAAGAAATGCGGCCGTTCGGTGATGTGCCGCAGAAATTGGGCGTGCAGATCAAACGGTCCTTCGTGGCTACGAGAGCCTTCAGTCAAGCTTTGACAATCGCCGCGAACGTGCTGAAAAATATGCAATCG CTGAAACCATCAACGGATTGCGCAGCTGCCCTCACTAGGATGACAGCCTGTCCGTCCTGCAGCGGTATATCGGACAACGTGCTGGCGTGCGGTGACATGTGCGCCAATGTGATGAAGGGCTGCTTGGCGCAACACGCGGCACTCGACACCGATTGGAATCACTTTGTCG AGGCTCTAGACAAGGTCGCTGATCGGTTGCTCGGCCCTTTCAACATCGAGGTACTGGTGCGTCCGATCAATCTGAAGATCTCCGAGGCAATCATGAACTTCCAGGAGAACAGTCACGATGTGTCGCAACGCGTGTTCACCGGTTGCGGTCGACCGATGCTAGGTAGACGCAGACGCAGGGACAATCGTGAGCTGGAGTTGGAATCTCTAAACTTTGAGCAGGAAACATTAACGGAAGATCGCAGTTCTACTACTGCGATCCTAGATAAATTGGTAAAGGAGATACGTCAACGAGTACGCGATCTCAGACAATTTTGGGTTTATCTTCCCTATCGGCTGTGCAACGAGGGTTTGGTTGTGCCGCCTAGCAACACAAAGGAATGTTGGAACGGCACGCATGTAGACAA ATACATATATCCAGTATCCTCGGATGGCGAAACTCAAATGATGAACCCGGAAGTGCGCAGTATAGCGTCAAGATTAACCACCGTAAAAGATCAGGTTTATGCACTTATTATCATCACAAATAGATTGAGAACGGCGTTCAATGGGCATGACATCGATTGGATGGACACAG AGGAAACATGGTACGGTTCTGGTAGCGGTTCTGGTGATGGTGCATTTACCGACGACGAGGACGGCTTTAAAGAAGGCTCCGGTTACGAGCCACCACACGTGGAATCGGAGCCTGAACCACCAAAACAACCATCTCCACCGATTGTTCACGAGGTCGAAACACCACCGCGAGTGGATATCGAGCCGCACAAGGGTACAGGTACGAGCAACACGGGTGCGGACAACAACCAGACTACCGCTGTAGACAACAGCGGTGCTAGTAGGCAGAAGATGTCGCTGTCCAGGGCGCTGACGACGTATTTGGTGCCGATAGTAGTGATGTGGTTCGGCGGTTGCCTGAACGACTTCCTGTGA
- the Dlp gene encoding glypican-6 isoform X1: MKMSAMILWIVTAIIVVTTTVNAVGLKCDSVRPIFEAQGFPLSDIPKEAIPSKELKVCGSARSGGEVCCSADMELRLMARAADKHEKATKETLQRMHQVLAMRGNRFHSFFKDLLAASKRGFHEMFKKTYGILYEQNAYVFTDFFNELENYYTKGTVDLDEAMDNFFNTLYQKMFTVLNSQYNFDSKYLECVGEHMKEMRPFGDVPQKLGVQIKRSFVATRAFSQALTIAANVLKNMQSLKPSTDCAAALTRMTACPSCSGISDNVLACGDMCANVMKGCLAQHAALDTDWNHFVEALDKVADRLLGPFNIEVLVRPINLKISEAIMNFQENSHDVSQRVFTGCGRPMLGRRRRRDNRELELESLNFEQETLTEDRSSTTAILDKLVKEIRQRVRDLRQFWVYLPYRLCNEGLVVPPSNTKECWNGTHVDKYIYPVSSDGETQMMNPEVRSIASRLTTVKDQVYALIIITNRLRTAFNGHDIDWMDTEETWYGSGSGSGDGAFTDDEDGFKEGSGYEPPHVESEPEPPKQPSPPIVHEVETPPRVDIEPHKGTGTSNTGADNNQTTAVDNSGASRQKMSLSRALTTYLVPIVVMWFGGCLNDFL; the protein is encoded by the exons cgaaagaattaaaagtatGCGGCAGCGCGAGAAGCGGTGGCGAAGTGTGTTGCTCAGCCGACATGGAATTGAGACTGATGGCGCGAGCAGCTGACAAACACGAGAAGGCCACCAAAGAGACTCTCCAGAGAATGCATCAGGTGCTGGCAATGCGGGGAAATAGATTCCACA GTTTTTTCAAGGATCTATTAGCAGCTAGCAAACGAGGCTTTCATGAAATGTTCAAGAAAACCTACGGTATCCTTTATGAACAGAATGCGTATGTCTTCACAGATTTTTTCAACGAGTTGGAGAATTATTACACGAAGGGAACG GTGGACCTCGACGAAGCCATGGACAATTTCTTCAACACTCTCTATCAGAAAATGTTTACTGTGCTCAACAGCCAGTATAACTTTGACAGTAAATATCTGGAGTGCGTAGGCGAACATATGAAAGAAATGCGGCCGTTCGGTGATGTGCCGCAGAAATTGGGCGTGCAGATCAAACGGTCCTTCGTGGCTACGAGAGCCTTCAGTCAAGCTTTGACAATCGCCGCGAACGTGCTGAAAAATATGCAATCG CTGAAACCATCAACGGATTGCGCAGCTGCCCTCACTAGGATGACAGCCTGTCCGTCCTGCAGCGGTATATCGGACAACGTGCTGGCGTGCGGTGACATGTGCGCCAATGTGATGAAGGGCTGCTTGGCGCAACACGCGGCACTCGACACCGATTGGAATCACTTTGTCG AGGCTCTAGACAAGGTCGCTGATCGGTTGCTCGGCCCTTTCAACATCGAGGTACTGGTGCGTCCGATCAATCTGAAGATCTCCGAGGCAATCATGAACTTCCAGGAGAACAGTCACGATGTGTCGCAACGCGTGTTCACCGGTTGCGGTCGACCGATGCTAGGTAGACGCAGACGCAGGGACAATCGTGAGCTGGAGTTGGAATCTCTAAACTTTGAGCAGGAAACATTAACGGAAGATCGCAGTTCTACTACTGCGATCCTAGATAAATTGGTAAAGGAGATACGTCAACGAGTACGCGATCTCAGACAATTTTGGGTTTATCTTCCCTATCGGCTGTGCAACGAGGGTTTGGTTGTGCCGCCTAGCAACACAAAGGAATGTTGGAACGGCACGCATGTAGACAA ATACATATATCCAGTATCCTCGGATGGCGAAACTCAAATGATGAACCCGGAAGTGCGCAGTATAGCGTCAAGATTAACCACCGTAAAAGATCAGGTTTATGCACTTATTATCATCACAAATAGATTGAGAACGGCGTTCAATGGGCATGACATCGATTGGATGGACACAG AGGAAACATGGTACGGTTCTGGTAGCGGTTCTGGTGATGGTGCATTTACCGACGACGAGGACGGCTTTAAAGAAGGCTCCGGTTACGAGCCACCACACGTGGAATCGGAGCCTGAACCACCAAAACAACCATCTCCACCGATTGTTCACGAGGTCGAAACACCACCGCGAGTGGATATCGAGCCGCACAAGGGTACAGGTACGAGCAACACGGGTGCGGACAACAACCAGACTACCGCTGTAGACAACAGCGGTGCTAGTAGGCAGAAGATGTCGCTGTCCAGGGCGCTGACGACGTATTTGGTGCCGATAGTAGTGATGTGGTTCGGCGGTTGCCTGAACGACTTCCTGTGA